One Sediminicola sp. YIK13 DNA segment encodes these proteins:
- a CDS encoding LemA family protein encodes MKKWLIPVIIIVVVVFGVYRWAVGFNNTAVQYEENAKTKWSNVESAYQRRNDLIGNLVKTVQGAADFERGTLTDVIEARAKATSTTIDANNLTPEKLAAFQEAQTGLSSALSRLLVTVERYPELKANQNFLELQSQLEGTENRINVERNRFNEEVNIYNIHIKKFPNSFLAGMFNFDPMTRYQADPGAEKAPDVNFDFN; translated from the coding sequence ATGAAAAAGTGGCTTATTCCAGTAATCATAATTGTTGTTGTCGTTTTCGGAGTATACCGGTGGGCCGTTGGCTTTAACAATACTGCCGTACAGTACGAGGAGAATGCCAAGACCAAATGGTCCAATGTAGAAAGTGCATACCAACGCAGGAATGACCTGATTGGGAACCTTGTCAAGACCGTACAAGGTGCTGCCGACTTTGAACGAGGTACGTTAACAGATGTTATTGAAGCAAGGGCAAAAGCTACTTCTACCACAATTGACGCCAATAATCTTACTCCGGAGAAATTAGCGGCATTCCAGGAAGCACAGACAGGACTTTCCTCTGCGCTGTCAAGATTACTGGTAACCGTGGAAAGATATCCCGAACTAAAAGCCAACCAAAATTTTCTGGAACTACAATCGCAATTGGAAGGCACGGAAAACCGTATTAATGTAGAGCGGAACCGGTTTAACGAAGAAGTCAATATCTACAACATCCACATCAAAAAATTCCCGAACTCCTTCCTTGCCGGCATGTTCAATTTTGATCCAATGACCAGATACCAGGCTGATCCGGGAGCAGAGAAGGCTCCTGATGTGAATTTCGATTTTAATTAA
- a CDS encoding TPM domain-containing protein, producing MSKVEDFLTAEEEAAIVQAIVEAEKNTSGEIRVHIEAHTNNDHFERAKAVFHFLKMDNTKEENGVLIYVAVADKKFVVLGDKGINKVVPKDFWDTTKEAIELQFKQRNFKQGLIDGVLRAGEALSKHFPWDHNNTNELSNEVSKS from the coding sequence ATGTCCAAAGTAGAAGATTTTTTAACTGCCGAAGAGGAGGCTGCTATAGTGCAGGCTATTGTGGAGGCCGAAAAAAATACTTCTGGGGAGATTAGGGTACATATTGAGGCCCATACCAACAATGATCATTTTGAAAGGGCCAAAGCCGTATTCCATTTCCTTAAAATGGATAATACCAAAGAGGAGAATGGGGTGCTCATCTATGTGGCCGTGGCCGATAAAAAATTTGTCGTTTTAGGGGATAAAGGGATCAATAAGGTGGTGCCCAAGGATTTCTGGGACACAACCAAAGAGGCCATTGAACTTCAATTTAAGCAACGGAACTTTAAACAAGGCCTCATAGACGGAGTTTTAAGAGCTGGTGAGGCATTGTCAAAACATTTTCCTTGGGATCATAACAATACTAACGAACTGAGCAATGAAGTATCTAAAAGTTAG
- a CDS encoding TPM domain-containing protein — protein MKYLKVSILLLFLLGYSIGFGQYTIPEKPKLETSVYDYINLLSITEKTSLEQKLIKYSDSTSTQIVVAIINSTEGENINYLGAQWGQAWGIGQENKDNGVLVLLAKGDRRVAINTGYGVEGSLTDAMTKRIIENIIIPEFKKGDFYGGLDKGADAMFQVLTGEFKEDRKKTENRSFPLRSLLPFIIFFIIIIILSNRNKRGGGKNGGRRGGFDIWDAIILSNMGRGGFGGGSSSGGGGFGGGGFGGGFGGGGFGGGGSSGGW, from the coding sequence ATGAAGTATCTAAAAGTTAGTATTCTTCTTTTATTTTTACTGGGCTATTCTATAGGTTTTGGGCAGTATACCATTCCTGAAAAACCAAAATTAGAGACCAGCGTCTATGATTACATCAATTTACTGTCCATTACGGAAAAAACATCCTTGGAACAGAAACTGATCAAATATTCCGATAGCACATCCACCCAGATCGTGGTGGCCATCATCAATTCTACCGAAGGGGAAAATATCAATTATTTGGGTGCCCAATGGGGACAGGCCTGGGGCATAGGACAGGAGAACAAAGACAATGGTGTTTTGGTCCTGTTGGCCAAAGGGGATCGCAGGGTGGCCATTAATACGGGTTATGGGGTTGAAGGCTCTTTGACCGATGCCATGACCAAAAGAATCATTGAGAACATTATTATCCCCGAATTTAAAAAGGGGGATTTCTATGGCGGACTGGACAAGGGTGCAGATGCCATGTTCCAGGTCCTGACCGGTGAGTTTAAGGAAGACCGTAAAAAAACGGAGAACCGTAGCTTCCCTTTAAGATCACTTTTACCTTTTATCATCTTTTTTATCATCATCATTATTCTATCCAACAGAAATAAAAGGGGTGGCGGAAAAAATGGGGGCAGACGAGGAGGTTTCGATATTTGGGATGCCATCATCCTCAGTAATATGGGCCGTGGCGGTTTCGGCGGAGGGTCATCCTCTGGCGGGGGCGGCTTTGGCGGCGGCGGTTTTGGCGGTGGCTTCGGCGGTGGTGGCTTTGGCGGTGGCGGTTCCTCTGGAGGTTGGTAG
- a CDS encoding outer membrane beta-barrel protein translates to MPKVLCLFFIALFLSFQVQSQEFIIKGIVMDAPSNLPLEASTIYAESLQDSTLITYTISEKNGAFALEGKTALKEVNLYFSYNGYKSIVKKIALKSYTDLGVIEMEEQAQELKGVQVVGERVPIIIKNDTLEFNADSFKTRPDATVEDVLKKLPGVEVDSDGKITVNGKEVSEVLVNGQVFFSSDPTVATKSLPKEIINKIQITDTKTKTQEFTGEAGDGETKTINLTIKEDKNNGYLGRLAAGYGTDDRYQLNGLFNYFNGQERISIITGSNNINNSGFSFDEIYDMVGNSGGGVSFNNSGAFRIGDMSFGFGQGITTSSNVGASYANQQKDNYEVNGNYFYAYSDSFNDEKISRENILPNGRFFTDTETNFNGSSNSNRGGATLEFDIDPTFRITLEPNLSVNRTTSFNERTTVSSDVDGNAINSNNAFTSDTSYQSRFSNELTLFKKLDTLGRYVRLTFSNDNRFNRSESNFNSIRTTFGDDATQNVLDQQTTNRTDTDSYGAQFTYRQPLAKDVFLDFGYQYENNLFNNDKGVFDFEDVTGGYDNFNQLQSSVFKFSNIQQTPSLGLRGNGKKFRFGLTANYRFTSLENFDFLQNSSFDKKYENILFNANANYTIGENKSLSLWSSSRLVVPTVNQLQPIPDVSDPLNIVIGNQNLAPAVFNRLYLNYNDYNWRERTGFYAYLGINSEKGRVSPITTTNEDLLRTTTYDNIDGNYNIDGGLSYSKQIKKDSIYTVKFGFRPYFGYRKNIGFTNGSRLEASSLSISPRVSSTFNFRELVELEPEYGITINDTQYNLDGLEDVKFISHNVGFKTTTYWPENIIWGNDINYSYNGNVGPGFDKDALFWNMSLGVQMLKNNVTLKVLAYDLLNQNINTRRTTGQDFIQDFQGTVLQRYFMFSATFKFDQFGGKKTNKNSMFWVD, encoded by the coding sequence ATGCCTAAGGTTCTTTGCCTCTTTTTTATTGCCCTTTTCTTATCGTTTCAAGTTCAGTCCCAAGAGTTCATTATAAAAGGAATTGTAATGGATGCGCCCTCCAATCTACCACTGGAGGCTTCTACGATTTATGCAGAATCCCTTCAGGACAGCACCTTGATCACCTATACCATATCTGAAAAAAATGGAGCTTTTGCCCTAGAAGGAAAAACAGCTTTAAAAGAGGTGAACCTTTATTTTTCTTATAACGGCTATAAATCGATAGTAAAGAAGATTGCCCTAAAGTCCTATACGGATCTTGGAGTCATAGAAATGGAAGAACAGGCCCAAGAACTCAAAGGGGTGCAGGTAGTAGGAGAAAGAGTGCCTATTATCATAAAAAATGATACGTTGGAGTTTAATGCGGATTCCTTTAAGACAAGACCTGATGCCACGGTAGAAGATGTTTTAAAAAAATTACCTGGTGTTGAGGTAGACAGTGATGGTAAAATCACTGTGAATGGTAAGGAGGTAAGCGAAGTTTTGGTAAATGGGCAGGTGTTTTTTAGTAGTGACCCTACAGTGGCCACAAAAAGCCTACCCAAGGAAATTATTAATAAAATTCAGATTACGGATACCAAAACTAAAACTCAGGAATTTACTGGGGAAGCAGGAGATGGGGAAACCAAGACTATTAATCTCACGATAAAGGAAGATAAGAACAATGGATACCTAGGTAGGCTGGCTGCAGGGTATGGAACGGATGATAGGTATCAATTAAATGGTCTTTTCAATTATTTCAATGGACAGGAACGCATTAGTATAATCACGGGCAGTAATAATATAAACAACAGCGGCTTTTCTTTTGACGAGATTTACGATATGGTGGGCAATTCAGGTGGAGGTGTGAGCTTTAACAATTCGGGGGCCTTTAGAATTGGGGATATGTCCTTTGGTTTTGGTCAGGGTATTACAACTTCTTCCAATGTAGGGGCAAGTTATGCCAATCAGCAAAAGGATAATTATGAGGTAAATGGGAATTATTTTTATGCATACAGCGATTCTTTTAATGATGAGAAGATTTCGAGGGAGAATATATTGCCAAATGGCCGCTTCTTTACGGATACCGAAACTAACTTTAACGGGAGCTCTAATTCTAACAGAGGCGGGGCTACTTTAGAATTTGATATAGATCCAACATTTCGGATAACGCTAGAGCCCAATTTGAGCGTGAACAGGACAACTTCTTTTAATGAAAGAACTACAGTTTCCAGTGATGTAGATGGCAATGCCATAAATAGTAATAATGCATTCACCTCGGATACTAGTTACCAAAGTCGTTTTTCAAATGAATTGACATTATTTAAAAAATTGGATACACTAGGTAGATATGTTCGTCTGACATTTTCAAACGATAACAGGTTCAATAGGAGTGAAAGTAATTTTAATTCTATTAGAACCACTTTTGGAGATGATGCCACCCAAAATGTTTTGGACCAACAAACAACAAATAGAACAGATACCGATTCATATGGAGCGCAGTTTACGTATCGCCAGCCTTTGGCGAAAGATGTGTTTTTGGATTTTGGCTACCAATATGAGAACAATTTATTCAACAATGACAAAGGTGTGTTCGATTTCGAAGATGTTACTGGTGGTTATGACAACTTTAATCAATTGCAGAGTTCGGTTTTTAAGTTTAGTAACATACAACAGACCCCAAGTTTGGGTTTAAGGGGTAATGGTAAAAAATTCCGTTTTGGATTAACGGCCAATTATAGATTCACTAGCCTTGAAAATTTTGATTTTTTGCAGAATTCCTCCTTTGATAAAAAGTATGAAAATATTTTGTTCAATGCCAATGCCAATTATACCATAGGGGAGAATAAGAGTTTAAGTCTTTGGTCCAGTTCTAGATTGGTTGTGCCTACTGTGAATCAGCTGCAGCCTATACCAGATGTTAGTGATCCGTTGAATATTGTTATAGGAAACCAAAATTTGGCACCAGCGGTATTCAATAGACTCTATCTGAATTATAATGACTATAACTGGAGGGAACGAACCGGTTTTTATGCATATTTAGGAATTAATTCAGAAAAGGGTAGGGTATCACCCATTACCACAACCAATGAAGATCTATTGCGTACAACCACTTATGATAATATAGATGGAAATTATAATATAGATGGTGGGCTTAGCTATTCCAAACAGATAAAAAAAGATAGTATATATACGGTAAAGTTTGGATTTAGACCTTATTTTGGGTATAGAAAAAACATTGGTTTCACAAATGGAAGTAGATTGGAGGCTTCTAGTCTTTCCATAAGCCCACGGGTTAGCTCAACCTTTAATTTTAGAGAACTGGTGGAGTTGGAGCCAGAATATGGTATTACCATTAATGATACCCAATACAATTTGGACGGCTTGGAAGATGTAAAATTCATCTCACATAATGTAGGCTTTAAAACTACAACCTACTGGCCTGAAAATATTATCTGGGGCAATGACATTAACTATAGTTATAATGGCAATGTGGGTCCTGGTTTTGATAAGGATGCCCTTTTTTGGAACATGAGTTTGGGAGTGCAAATGCTCAAGAATAATGTAACCTTAAAGGTGTTGGCTTATGATCTGTTGAACCAAAATATCAATACCAGAAGGACCACGGGACAGGATTTTATCCAAGATTTTCAGGGTACAGTACTGCAGCGTTATTTTATGTTCAGCGCTACTTTCAAATTTGACCAGTTTGGGGGTAAAAAGACCAATAAAAACAGTATGTTCTGGGTTGATTAA
- the der gene encoding ribosome biogenesis GTPase Der: MSAIVAIVGRPNVGKSTFFNRLIQRREAIVDAVSGVTRDRHYGKSDWNGREFTLIDTGGYVLGSDDVFEAEIDKQVELAIEEADAIIFMVDVEAGVTGMDEDVANLLRRHNKPVLLAINKVDNGKRAEDAVEFYSLGLGEYYTIASISGSGTGELLDALIEVLPEHEQAEESELPRFAVVGRPNAGKSSFINALIGEDRYIVTDVAGTTRDSIDTKYNRFGFEFNLVDTAGIRRKAKVKEDLEFYSVMRSIRAIEHSDVCILLLDATRGFDGQVENIFWLAQRNNKGIVILVNKWDLVEDKETNTIKQYTAKIKQAIEPFTDVPILFISVLTKQRIYKAIETAVEVYQNRSKKIQTRKFNDIMLPIIENNPPPAYKGKYVKIKFCTQLPTPYPQFAFFCNLPQYVRDPYKRFLENKLREHFDFTGVPISVFMRKK, from the coding sequence ATGAGTGCTATTGTAGCCATTGTAGGGAGACCTAATGTAGGAAAATCGACGTTTTTTAATCGGTTGATACAGAGAAGAGAGGCGATCGTAGATGCGGTCAGCGGCGTTACGCGCGACCGACATTACGGAAAAAGTGATTGGAACGGACGCGAGTTTACCCTTATTGATACCGGGGGATATGTTTTGGGAAGTGATGACGTTTTTGAAGCGGAAATAGATAAGCAGGTAGAATTGGCCATTGAAGAAGCCGATGCCATTATTTTTATGGTGGATGTAGAAGCTGGGGTCACAGGAATGGATGAGGATGTGGCCAATTTGCTAAGACGCCACAACAAGCCCGTTTTATTGGCCATCAACAAGGTGGACAATGGGAAGCGTGCCGAAGATGCCGTGGAATTTTATTCTTTGGGATTGGGAGAGTACTATACCATTGCCAGTATTAGTGGCAGTGGAACCGGGGAACTATTGGATGCTTTAATTGAGGTATTGCCAGAGCATGAGCAGGCAGAGGAAAGTGAATTACCTCGTTTTGCCGTGGTAGGAAGACCTAATGCAGGAAAATCGTCCTTTATAAATGCTTTGATTGGGGAAGACAGGTATATCGTTACCGATGTAGCGGGTACCACTAGGGACAGTATTGATACCAAGTACAACCGTTTCGGATTTGAATTCAACCTTGTGGATACTGCGGGAATCCGTAGGAAGGCAAAGGTGAAGGAAGATTTGGAATTTTATTCGGTTATGCGCTCTATTAGAGCTATTGAACATTCCGATGTATGTATCCTTTTATTGGATGCCACAAGAGGATTTGACGGGCAAGTGGAAAATATCTTTTGGTTGGCACAGCGCAACAACAAAGGAATTGTGATCTTGGTGAACAAATGGGATTTGGTAGAAGACAAAGAAACCAATACCATAAAACAGTACACAGCAAAAATCAAACAGGCAATTGAGCCTTTTACCGATGTGCCTATCCTATTTATCTCTGTATTGACAAAACAACGTATTTATAAGGCTATAGAAACTGCCGTTGAAGTCTATCAGAACAGGAGCAAGAAAATACAGACGCGTAAATTCAATGATATCATGTTGCCTATTATTGAAAACAATCCGCCGCCGGCATACAAAGGGAAATATGTGAAGATCAAGTTCTGTACACAATTGCCAACACCGTATCCGCAATTTGCATTCTTTTGTAACCTACCACAATATGTGCGTGATCCTTATAAGCGCTTTTTGGAGAACAAACTAAGAGAGCATTTTGATTTTACCGGAGTGCCCATATCCGTGTTTATGAGAAAGAAATAA
- the era gene encoding GTPase Era has protein sequence MAEHKAGFVNIIGNPNVGKSTLMNAFVGEKLSIITSKAQTTRHRILGIVNGEDFQMILSDTPGIIKPAYELQSSMMGFVKSAFEDADVLIYMVEIGEKALKDEGFFEKIKNSKIPVLLLLNKIDISEQGVLEEQVQYWQAQLPEAEIHPISALQNFNVKEVFHRIMELLPVSPPYYPKDQLTDKPERFFVNETIREKILQHYKKEIPYSVEIDTEEFFEDEEIIRMRSVIMVERESQKGIIIGHKGSALKRVGVEARKDLEKFFDKQVHMELYVKVNKNWRSNPNQLKRFGYNQ, from the coding sequence ATGGCAGAGCATAAGGCAGGGTTTGTAAATATCATAGGAAATCCCAATGTGGGAAAATCCACGTTGATGAATGCATTTGTAGGGGAGAAATTATCTATCATCACCTCCAAGGCACAGACCACTAGACATAGGATCCTCGGGATCGTGAACGGAGAGGATTTTCAAATGATCTTATCGGACACCCCAGGTATCATTAAACCCGCCTATGAGTTGCAATCCTCCATGATGGGCTTTGTGAAATCTGCATTTGAGGATGCAGATGTCCTGATCTATATGGTGGAAATAGGGGAGAAAGCCTTAAAAGATGAAGGCTTTTTTGAAAAGATTAAAAATAGTAAGATCCCTGTTCTATTGTTGTTGAACAAGATAGATATATCCGAACAGGGCGTATTGGAAGAGCAGGTGCAGTATTGGCAGGCTCAATTGCCCGAAGCTGAAATACACCCCATCTCCGCCCTTCAGAATTTTAACGTCAAAGAAGTATTTCATAGGATCATGGAATTGTTACCCGTGTCACCGCCTTATTATCCAAAGGATCAACTGACGGACAAACCCGAACGCTTCTTTGTAAACGAGACCATCCGCGAGAAAATACTACAACACTATAAAAAAGAGATTCCATATTCTGTGGAAATAGATACAGAGGAATTTTTTGAAGACGAAGAAATAATTAGAATGCGCTCTGTAATTATGGTTGAACGAGAATCCCAAAAGGGCATTATCATTGGCCATAAAGGATCTGCCTTAAAAAGGGTAGGGGTAGAGGCCCGAAAAGATCTGGAAAAATTCTTTGACAAACAGGTGCATATGGAACTGTATGTGAAAGTGAACAAAAACTGGCGTAGTAATCCCAACCAATTGAAACGGTTCGGATACAATCAATAA
- a CDS encoding alanine/glycine:cation symporter family protein produces MNVINDFLASVLPYTEWVMLFLIIGGGLFLVFYSKLLPYRYFRHAIAITAGKYDNPDDPGEVSHLQALSSAVAATVGLGNISGVAIAIYLGGPGVVFWIWVTALVGMCIKFYSCSLAIMFRGHDSDGNLQGGPMYYITKGMGIKAKPLAVFFCVAGLFGVLPAFTVNQFTQTLMGVIQPNENIALLGDFNWKLGIGIVLSIITSFVIFGGLKKIAKVATAIVPFMVLVYLIAVIYIMIINAGQIFPSLKLIFVEAFNFKTAVQGGLWGLIIIGIRRAVFSNESGVGNAPMYHGQSKTNEPIQEGLVAMLGPFIDTIVVCTLTAVVILLSGAHLEAENNGITMTLIAFEKSLYGVGDILLMVVVAAFALSTLFTYSYYGTKCLSFLTNAKIGKYYNHIYILSITFAAVASVDLVVNLIDLSFALMVIPNMIAVLYLAPKVNQAMKTYFLKVKDGRA; encoded by the coding sequence ATGAACGTAATCAATGATTTCTTAGCCTCGGTCTTGCCTTATACAGAGTGGGTTATGCTCTTTCTTATTATCGGGGGCGGCTTGTTCCTGGTTTTTTATTCCAAACTATTGCCCTATCGGTATTTTAGGCACGCCATTGCAATTACAGCTGGGAAATACGATAATCCCGATGATCCGGGAGAGGTGAGCCACCTCCAAGCACTCTCTTCTGCCGTTGCGGCAACCGTTGGCCTAGGGAATATCTCTGGGGTAGCCATCGCCATTTATCTGGGTGGACCTGGAGTGGTTTTTTGGATCTGGGTAACCGCACTGGTAGGGATGTGCATTAAATTTTATTCGTGTAGCCTTGCCATAATGTTCCGTGGACATGATAGTGACGGGAACCTTCAAGGTGGCCCAATGTATTACATTACCAAAGGAATGGGAATAAAAGCCAAACCCTTGGCGGTGTTCTTTTGTGTAGCCGGACTCTTCGGCGTGCTCCCGGCATTTACGGTGAACCAGTTTACGCAAACCCTTATGGGCGTCATTCAACCCAATGAAAATATTGCGCTCTTGGGCGATTTCAATTGGAAATTGGGGATAGGTATCGTCCTGTCTATCATTACCTCCTTTGTTATTTTTGGGGGGCTCAAAAAAATCGCTAAAGTGGCCACGGCAATAGTACCCTTTATGGTACTGGTCTATTTGATTGCCGTTATCTATATCATGATCATTAATGCGGGTCAAATTTTCCCTTCCCTTAAATTGATATTCGTAGAGGCCTTTAATTTTAAGACTGCTGTTCAGGGTGGTTTGTGGGGGCTTATCATCATAGGGATCCGTAGGGCCGTATTTTCAAATGAATCGGGAGTAGGGAATGCACCCATGTACCATGGGCAATCCAAGACCAATGAACCCATACAGGAAGGCCTTGTGGCCATGTTAGGCCCGTTTATAGACACCATCGTGGTCTGTACACTTACAGCCGTGGTGATCCTTTTAAGTGGCGCCCATTTGGAGGCAGAGAACAACGGCATTACCATGACCTTGATCGCCTTTGAAAAATCGCTCTATGGGGTTGGGGATATTCTGTTGATGGTGGTGGTAGCTGCTTTTGCCCTTTCTACTTTGTTTACTTATTCCTATTACGGGACCAAATGCCTTTCCTTTTTGACCAATGCCAAAATTGGCAAGTATTACAACCACATTTATATCTTAAGTATTACCTTTGCAGCAGTAGCTTCGGTAGACCTAGTGGTAAATCTGATAGATTTATCTTTTGCCCTTATGGTAATCCCCAATATGATTGCGGTTCTCTATTTGGCGCCCAAGGTAAACCAAGCAATGAAAACGTATTTTTTAAAGGTAAAAGATGGCAGAGCATAA